In one window of Nocardioides panacisoli DNA:
- a CDS encoding GntR family transcriptional regulator, whose product MATTSAWLDALTQERPAIGRSSTADRVADVLRTQITEGALRPRTRLSEAQIGEALGVSRNTLREAFRLLGYERLVVHEFNRGVFVRSLTAADVRDLYAFRRVVEVGAVAQYDVERADLSDVRRAVEDGDRAARDGEWVRLGTADIHFHRAIAALGGSARVDEAMGQVLAELRLVFGVMVDPRAFHEPYLPQNREILGLLAAGERGAAGDALVGYLDRAERQLLDAFDEGGRGR is encoded by the coding sequence ATGGCGACGACGTCGGCATGGTTGGACGCACTGACGCAGGAGCGGCCCGCGATCGGTCGTTCCAGCACGGCGGACCGGGTGGCCGACGTCCTGCGCACCCAGATCACCGAGGGCGCCCTGCGACCGCGCACGCGCCTGTCCGAAGCGCAGATCGGGGAGGCGCTGGGGGTCTCGCGCAACACGCTGCGCGAGGCCTTCCGGCTGCTCGGCTACGAGCGCCTCGTCGTCCACGAGTTCAACCGCGGCGTGTTCGTCCGCTCCCTGACCGCCGCCGATGTGCGTGACCTGTACGCGTTCCGTCGTGTCGTCGAGGTCGGCGCGGTCGCGCAGTACGACGTCGAGCGGGCCGACCTCTCCGACGTCCGCCGCGCGGTCGAGGACGGCGACCGCGCCGCACGGGACGGGGAGTGGGTGCGACTCGGGACCGCCGACATCCACTTCCACCGTGCCATTGCGGCACTGGGCGGGAGCGCGCGCGTCGACGAGGCGATGGGCCAGGTGCTGGCCGAGTTGCGGCTCGTGTTCGGCGTCATGGTGGACCCGCGGGCCTTCCATGAGCCGTACCTGCCACAGAACCGGGAGATCCTCGGGCTGCTGGCCGCCGGCGAACGGGGTGCCGCGGGCGACGCACTGGTCGGCTACCTCGACCGGGCCGAGCGCCAGTTGCTCGACGCCTTCGACGAGGGCGGCCGGGGTCGGTGA
- a CDS encoding SRPBCC family protein, whose amino-acid sequence MPTVQERVEIDAPVTEVFAYVDDASRAHEWLVGLTRIEPVGSVRHGVGAQYDGTVRVGVALDSRIECTAWEQDRLIVLQSVDGIENTQRWEFAPLGEDRCEVRACISFEFPGGPAGRAIARVVRPLVGGAVQRTAANLVGRFARAR is encoded by the coding sequence GTGCCGACGGTGCAGGAGCGGGTGGAGATCGACGCCCCGGTGACGGAGGTGTTCGCCTACGTCGACGACGCCAGCCGTGCCCACGAATGGCTGGTGGGACTGACCCGGATCGAGCCGGTCGGCTCGGTCCGTCACGGCGTCGGAGCCCAGTACGACGGCACCGTCCGCGTCGGTGTCGCGCTCGACTCCCGGATCGAGTGCACGGCGTGGGAGCAGGACCGGTTGATCGTGCTGCAGTCGGTGGACGGCATCGAGAACACCCAGCGGTGGGAGTTCGCGCCGCTGGGCGAGGACCGGTGCGAGGTCCGTGCCTGCATCAGCTTCGAGTTCCCGGGCGGCCCGGCGGGACGCGCGATCGCCCGTGTCGTCCGCCCACTGGTGGGCGGTGCCGTGCAGCGCACCGCCGCCAACCTCGTCGGACGGTTCGCCCGGGCTCGGTAG
- the pxpB gene encoding 5-oxoprolinase subunit PxpB, whose translation MQARPCGERAVLLEYDDLDAAMAAYAQVSAAPPEGVVDLVPAARTLLVHLDPALTDGPTLARALATLDTAPAPEDAGGHVEVPVVYDGEDLEDVAGLTGLSPDEVVAAHTGQTWTVAFCGFAPGFGYLVGEDDRLRVSRRTTPRTRVPTGSVALAGEFSGVYPRESPGGWQLIGRTDLTLFDLDRTPPALLTPGTRVTFVAAR comes from the coding sequence ATGCAGGCGCGTCCCTGCGGGGAGCGGGCGGTCCTGCTCGAGTACGACGACCTCGACGCCGCCATGGCCGCCTACGCACAGGTGTCCGCTGCCCCGCCGGAGGGCGTCGTCGACCTCGTGCCCGCGGCGCGCACCCTGCTGGTCCACCTGGATCCCGCGCTCACCGACGGGCCCACGCTCGCCCGCGCCCTCGCGACGCTCGACACCGCGCCGGCGCCCGAGGACGCCGGCGGCCACGTCGAGGTCCCGGTGGTCTACGACGGCGAGGACCTCGAGGACGTGGCCGGCCTCACCGGCCTCTCCCCCGACGAGGTGGTCGCCGCCCACACCGGCCAGACGTGGACGGTGGCGTTCTGCGGCTTCGCGCCGGGGTTCGGCTACCTCGTCGGCGAGGACGACCGCCTCCGCGTGAGCCGGCGTACGACGCCCCGCACCCGCGTGCCGACCGGCTCGGTGGCGCTCGCCGGCGAGTTCAGCGGCGTCTACCCCCGCGAGTCGCCCGGCGGCTGGCAGCTGATCGGGCGCACGGACCTCACCCTGTTCGACCTCGACCGCACTCCCCCGGCGTTGCTCACGCCCGGGACGCGGGTGACCTTCGTGGCGGCCCGATGA
- a CDS encoding cytochrome ubiquinol oxidase subunit I has translation MISPDLLSLVAEPGGLLPARQQMALSLGSHIVLACFGVAFPAMIFVMHLRGVRHDDERALRLAQRWAKASAVLFAVGAVSGTVLSFEMGLLWPGLMGTYGDVLGLPFAFEGLAFFIEAIFIGIYLYGWGRMPARQHLLMLVPMAIAGVVGTYCVLAVNAWMNVPVGFRLVDGEVTDVDPWAVLFNSQALMQMLHMWLAAYMVAGFCVAGVYAVGMLRGRRDEHHRLGFVVPFAFATVAALAQPFVGHLLGDGLAERQPAKLAAFELAETTESPSPLRIGGIYVDGEVRGSIDVPVLGSVLANNSLSEPVPGWDTIPEEDRPPINLTHLSFQAMVGIGSLLAGGVALYWVLRWRGRDLLRHRWFLRAVAVSGPLAVVAMEAGWIATEVGRQPWIVYGVMRTSEAAGDNSGLWWLLGATTALYTAMGVGAAVVLRSMARRWREGEESLPSPYGPDRVDAEGAR, from the coding sequence GTGATCAGCCCGGACCTCCTCAGTCTCGTCGCCGAACCGGGCGGGTTGCTGCCCGCCCGTCAGCAGATGGCGTTGTCGTTGGGATCGCACATCGTGCTGGCCTGCTTCGGCGTCGCCTTCCCGGCCATGATCTTCGTGATGCACCTGCGGGGAGTGCGTCACGACGACGAGCGCGCGCTGCGCCTGGCCCAGCGGTGGGCGAAGGCCTCGGCCGTGCTGTTCGCGGTGGGGGCGGTCTCCGGCACGGTGCTCAGCTTCGAGATGGGGCTGCTGTGGCCGGGCCTGATGGGCACCTACGGCGACGTCCTCGGCCTCCCGTTCGCCTTCGAGGGCCTCGCGTTCTTCATCGAGGCGATCTTCATCGGGATCTACCTCTACGGCTGGGGGCGGATGCCCGCCCGCCAGCACCTCCTGATGTTGGTCCCGATGGCGATCGCCGGCGTGGTCGGCACCTACTGCGTGCTCGCGGTCAACGCCTGGATGAACGTTCCCGTCGGGTTCCGACTCGTCGACGGGGAGGTCACCGACGTCGACCCCTGGGCCGTGCTGTTCAACTCCCAGGCACTGATGCAGATGCTCCACATGTGGCTCGCGGCCTACATGGTGGCCGGCTTCTGCGTCGCCGGTGTGTACGCCGTCGGCATGCTCCGCGGGCGCCGCGACGAGCACCACCGGCTCGGTTTCGTCGTCCCGTTCGCCTTCGCCACCGTGGCGGCGCTGGCCCAACCCTTCGTCGGCCACCTGCTCGGCGACGGCCTCGCGGAGCGCCAGCCGGCGAAGCTGGCGGCCTTCGAGCTCGCCGAGACCACCGAGAGCCCCTCGCCGCTGCGGATCGGCGGGATCTACGTCGACGGCGAGGTGCGGGGCTCGATCGACGTACCCGTGCTCGGCTCGGTGCTGGCCAACAACTCCCTCTCCGAGCCGGTGCCCGGGTGGGACACGATCCCTGAGGAGGACCGGCCGCCGATCAACCTGACCCACCTCTCCTTCCAGGCGATGGTGGGCATCGGCTCGCTGCTCGCCGGCGGGGTGGCGCTCTACTGGGTGCTGCGCTGGCGCGGTCGCGACCTGTTGCGGCACCGCTGGTTCCTGCGGGCGGTCGCAGTGTCGGGCCCGCTCGCCGTGGTGGCGATGGAGGCCGGATGGATCGCCACCGAGGTCGGACGTCAGCCGTGGATCGTCTACGGCGTCATGCGCACCTCCGAGGCCGCCGGCGACAACTCCGGCCTGTGGTGGCTGCTGGGGGCGACGACCGCGCTCTACACCGCGATGGGAGTCGGCGCCGCGGTCGTGCTGCGCTCGATGGCCCGACGGTGGCGCGAGGGCGAGGAGTCACTGCCCTCGCCCTACGGCCCGGACCGCGTTGATGCGGAGGGCGCACGATGA
- a CDS encoding cytochrome d ubiquinol oxidase subunit II, translating to MSLEVAVAAALFVGVVAYAVLGGADFGSGFFDLIAGGDRSGARVRTLVDHSIGPVWEANHVWLIYVLVTWWTGFPESFAAAMDALILPLLFALLGIVLRGASFAFRKYAETLGQARLFGVVFATSSVITPFFLGTVAGGIASGRVPATGREDLWSAWVNPTSLFGGVIAVGTCAFLAGVFLTADAERGGEPDLADWLRTRALGVGVVTGAVVFAALVPLTRDAPTLAEGLAGRAAPLVLASGLAGTATLVLLARRRYEVARIAAVVAVAAVVSGWGVGQYPWLLVDEVTISAGAGAPATLQGLLIAVGLAAVLVLPALVYLLRLTQSEEWTRH from the coding sequence ATGAGCCTCGAGGTCGCGGTCGCCGCGGCGCTCTTCGTCGGCGTCGTCGCCTATGCCGTCCTCGGGGGAGCGGACTTCGGGTCCGGCTTCTTCGACCTCATCGCCGGCGGTGACCGCTCCGGCGCCCGCGTCCGGACGCTGGTCGACCACAGCATCGGTCCGGTGTGGGAGGCCAACCACGTGTGGCTGATCTACGTCCTGGTGACGTGGTGGACCGGCTTCCCGGAGTCCTTCGCCGCGGCGATGGACGCCCTCATCCTCCCGCTGCTGTTCGCGTTGCTCGGCATCGTGCTGCGGGGTGCCAGCTTCGCCTTCCGCAAGTACGCCGAGACGCTGGGCCAGGCGCGCCTCTTCGGCGTTGTGTTCGCGACCTCGTCGGTGATCACACCGTTCTTCCTCGGCACGGTGGCCGGCGGGATCGCCTCGGGCCGCGTGCCGGCCACGGGACGCGAGGACCTGTGGAGCGCGTGGGTGAACCCGACCTCGCTGTTCGGCGGCGTGATCGCCGTCGGCACGTGCGCGTTCCTGGCGGGGGTCTTCCTGACCGCCGACGCCGAGCGCGGCGGCGAGCCCGACCTGGCCGACTGGCTCCGGACGCGGGCGCTGGGCGTCGGAGTCGTGACCGGGGCGGTGGTGTTCGCGGCCCTGGTGCCGCTGACGCGCGACGCCCCCACGCTCGCCGAGGGGCTCGCGGGTCGGGCGGCGCCCCTGGTCCTGGCGTCCGGCCTCGCGGGCACCGCGACACTCGTGCTCCTCGCCCGGCGGCGCTACGAGGTGGCCCGCATCGCGGCCGTCGTCGCAGTGGCGGCCGTCGTCTCCGGGTGGGGCGTCGGGCAGTACCCGTGGCTGCTGGTGGACGAGGTGACGATCTCCGCCGGCGCCGGGGCACCGGCCACGCTGCAGGGACTGCTCATCGCGGTCGGCCTGGCGGCGGTGCTGGTGCTCCCGGCCCTGGTCTACCTGCTGCGGCTCACCCAGTCGGAGGAGTGGACCCGGCACTGA
- a CDS encoding NRAMP family divalent metal transporter — MERPDSTEGTTRRPGSLTDSGKGALLGAMFLMATSAIGPGFITQTTVFTAELGAAFAFAILVSVVVDVAVQLNVWRVIGVSGLHAQDLANRVLPGAGYLLAALVVFGGLVFNIGNIGGTALGANAMLDADPKVGGAVSALIAIAIFVSKKAGVAMDRIVVVLGAVMVAMVTYVAVTSDPPVREALQQTVLPDNVDFLIITTLIGGTVGGYITYAGAHRLIDSGISGPEHLRRISRGSVSGILMTGVMRALLFLAVLGVVSGGAALAESNPPASAFEYALGEVGVIIFGVILWAAGITSVIGASYTSVSFLATFSDWLGRNRNWVVVAFIAFSTIIYVSLGQAPVTLLVLAGALNGLILPVGLGVIIWVALRRRDLLQGYRYPVWLALAGLATWVLTLYLGWESLGGIADLWQ, encoded by the coding sequence ATGGAACGACCAGACTCGACCGAGGGCACCACCCGACGCCCCGGGTCCCTGACCGACTCGGGCAAGGGCGCGCTGCTGGGCGCGATGTTCCTGATGGCCACCAGCGCCATCGGCCCCGGCTTCATCACCCAGACCACCGTCTTCACCGCCGAGCTCGGCGCGGCGTTCGCGTTCGCGATCCTGGTCTCGGTCGTGGTCGACGTCGCGGTCCAGCTCAACGTCTGGCGCGTCATCGGTGTCTCCGGGCTCCACGCCCAGGACCTCGCCAACCGCGTCCTCCCCGGTGCCGGCTACCTGCTCGCCGCCCTCGTCGTCTTCGGCGGCCTGGTCTTCAACATCGGCAACATCGGTGGCACTGCGCTCGGTGCCAACGCCATGCTCGACGCCGACCCCAAGGTCGGTGGCGCGGTCTCGGCACTGATCGCGATCGCGATCTTCGTCAGCAAGAAGGCCGGCGTCGCCATGGACCGGATCGTCGTCGTGCTCGGCGCGGTGATGGTCGCGATGGTGACCTACGTGGCCGTCACCTCCGACCCGCCGGTGCGTGAGGCCCTGCAACAGACCGTGCTGCCCGACAACGTCGACTTCCTGATCATCACCACGCTCATCGGCGGCACCGTCGGCGGCTACATCACCTACGCCGGGGCGCACCGGCTCATCGACTCCGGCATCTCCGGGCCCGAGCACCTGCGCCGGATCAGCCGCGGGTCGGTCTCGGGCATCTTGATGACCGGCGTCATGCGGGCGCTGCTGTTCCTGGCCGTGCTCGGCGTGGTCAGCGGCGGCGCCGCGCTCGCGGAGTCCAATCCCCCGGCATCGGCGTTCGAGTACGCCCTCGGCGAGGTGGGCGTGATCATCTTCGGCGTCATCCTGTGGGCCGCGGGCATCACCAGCGTCATCGGCGCCTCCTACACCTCGGTGTCCTTCCTCGCGACCTTCTCGGACTGGCTCGGCCGCAACCGCAACTGGGTCGTGGTCGCCTTCATCGCCTTCTCCACCATCATCTACGTCTCACTCGGCCAGGCGCCCGTCACGCTGCTGGTGCTCGCCGGCGCCCTCAACGGCCTGATCCTCCCGGTCGGCCTCGGGGTGATCATCTGGGTGGCGCTGCGCCGCCGCGACCTGCTGCAGGGCTACCGCTACCCGGTGTGGCTGGCCCTGGCCGGCCTCGCCACGTGGGTCCTCACCCTCTACCTCGGGTGGGAGTCCCTGGGCGGCATCGCCGACCTGTGGCAGTGA
- a CDS encoding LamB/YcsF family protein, with amino-acid sequence MRIDLNADLGESFGQWTLGDDDALLEVVTSANVACGFHAGDPSVLRRACERAAERGVAIGAQVGYRDLAGFGRRFIDVAPEDLTNDVLYQVGALEAFARVAGTRVAYVKPHGALYNAIVRHEEQAAAVAAAVAAYDATLPVLGLPGSAWLRIADDVGLATVPEAFADRAYTPEGTLVPRREPDSVLHDPEAIARRCVQMATEGTVEAVDGSTVATPAASLCVHGDTPGAVAVADRVRAALLDAGVEVGPFTGAA; translated from the coding sequence ATGCGCATCGACCTCAACGCCGACCTCGGCGAGAGCTTCGGCCAGTGGACCCTCGGCGACGACGACGCACTGCTGGAGGTCGTCACCAGCGCCAACGTGGCGTGCGGCTTCCACGCCGGCGACCCGTCCGTGCTCCGCCGCGCCTGCGAGCGTGCCGCGGAACGCGGCGTCGCGATCGGGGCCCAGGTCGGCTACCGCGACCTCGCCGGGTTCGGTCGTCGGTTCATCGACGTCGCGCCCGAGGACCTCACCAACGACGTCCTCTACCAGGTCGGTGCGTTGGAGGCCTTCGCACGCGTCGCCGGCACCCGCGTGGCCTACGTGAAGCCCCACGGTGCGCTCTACAACGCCATCGTGCGCCACGAGGAGCAGGCAGCCGCGGTCGCGGCGGCCGTGGCGGCGTACGACGCGACGCTGCCGGTGCTCGGGCTCCCCGGCTCGGCCTGGCTGCGGATCGCCGACGACGTCGGTCTGGCCACGGTGCCGGAGGCGTTCGCGGACCGGGCCTACACGCCCGAGGGCACGTTGGTGCCCCGGCGGGAGCCGGACTCGGTCCTGCACGACCCCGAGGCCATCGCGCGGCGGTGCGTCCAGATGGCCACCGAGGGCACCGTCGAGGCCGTCGACGGCAGCACGGTGGCCACGCCGGCCGCCTCGCTGTGCGTGCACGGCGACACCCCGGGTGCCGTCGCCGTCGCCGACCGCGTCCGCGCGGCGCTCCTCGACGCGGGGGTCGAGGTCGGCCCCTTCACCGGGGCGGCGTGA
- a CDS encoding biotin-dependent carboxyltransferase family protein, translating to MRRGIEVLETGALATVQDRGRPGHASLGVGHSGVADRGALGLANRLLGNDPGAAAVEVTFGGLRVRAHGDLVVALTGAPCPARVDGRGIGCNAPTTVPDGAELVLDAPTSGLRTYLAVRGGIDVAPVLGSRSTDVLAGLGPPVLAADQHLGVGTPAAPLPDVDQAPVAAPAEGDVELRVAPGPRADWFVEDALASLCAEPYEVTADSNRVGIRLAGPELRRRDDAELPSEGMALGALQVPPSGQPTLFLADHPVTGGYPVIGVVVDGDVDRAAQARPGQRIRFRTVPGWET from the coding sequence ATGAGGCGCGGCATCGAGGTGCTCGAGACCGGGGCGCTGGCGACCGTGCAGGACCGTGGTCGCCCGGGGCACGCCTCGCTCGGCGTCGGTCACAGCGGCGTCGCCGACCGCGGCGCGCTCGGGCTGGCCAACCGGCTGCTGGGCAACGACCCGGGCGCCGCCGCGGTCGAGGTGACCTTCGGCGGGCTGCGGGTGCGCGCCCACGGCGACCTCGTCGTCGCCCTCACCGGCGCCCCGTGCCCGGCCCGGGTCGACGGCCGCGGCATCGGCTGCAACGCACCCACCACCGTCCCGGACGGGGCCGAGCTCGTGCTCGACGCGCCGACCTCCGGCCTGCGCACCTACCTCGCGGTGCGCGGTGGCATCGACGTCGCGCCGGTGCTGGGATCGCGCTCGACCGACGTGCTGGCCGGGCTCGGACCGCCGGTCCTGGCCGCGGACCAGCACCTCGGGGTCGGCACCCCCGCCGCGCCCCTGCCCGACGTCGACCAGGCTCCGGTCGCGGCTCCCGCCGAGGGCGACGTCGAGCTGCGCGTGGCGCCCGGTCCCCGCGCGGACTGGTTCGTCGAGGACGCCCTCGCCTCGCTGTGCGCCGAGCCCTACGAGGTGACCGCGGACAGCAACCGCGTCGGGATCCGGCTCGCCGGTCCGGAGCTGCGTCGTCGCGACGACGCCGAGCTCCCGAGTGAGGGCATGGCGCTCGGAGCGCTCCAGGTGCCGCCCTCGGGGCAGCCCACGCTGTTCCTGGCCGATCACCCCGTGACGGGCGGCTACCCGGTCATCGGGGTGGTCGTCGACGGCGACGTCGACCGCGCCGCGCAGGCGCGGCCCGGGCAGCGGATCCGATTCCGGACGGTGCCGGGGTGGGAGACCTGA
- a CDS encoding DoxX family membrane protein — MNLTHVPLRVATGAFILNSGLTKLKADDEAAEGLHGFAATAYPTVETVPPKTFARLLGAGEIALGGALLAPMVPSVVAGAGLTGFGIGLMGLYARTPGLRQEGSIRPTEQGVPIAKDAWLVGAGATMTLQGIFGSARKAGKKAKKKVSSATESAHDALPF, encoded by the coding sequence ATGAACCTCACGCATGTTCCGCTGCGCGTCGCCACCGGCGCCTTCATCCTGAACTCGGGCCTGACGAAGTTGAAGGCCGACGACGAGGCCGCCGAGGGCCTGCACGGCTTCGCCGCGACGGCGTACCCCACCGTGGAGACGGTGCCGCCGAAGACGTTCGCGCGGCTCCTCGGCGCCGGCGAGATCGCGCTGGGTGGCGCACTGCTCGCGCCGATGGTGCCCTCCGTGGTCGCCGGTGCCGGCCTGACCGGGTTCGGGATCGGCCTGATGGGTCTCTATGCACGGACGCCGGGCCTGCGCCAGGAGGGCAGCATCCGGCCGACCGAGCAGGGCGTGCCGATCGCCAAGGACGCCTGGCTGGTGGGCGCGGGCGCCACGATGACGCTGCAGGGCATCTTCGGCAGTGCGCGCAAGGCCGGCAAGAAGGCCAAGAAGAAGGTCAGCTCGGCCACCGAGTCGGCACACGACGCGTTGCCGTTCTGA
- a CDS encoding asparaginase domain-containing protein, with protein sequence MDTIVVITTGGTIASTSDGTGGQAASASADQVLGDLAPPPGTTLRAVDLFRINSAALGLADLDEVAGAVAEALADPTTRGVVVTHGTDTMEETALLLDLQHDDPRPVVLTGAQRGPEHPDPDGPANLAAAVAAAASEETRDLGALVCFAGEIHQAAGTRKVHNAASAAFADPDRGPVGTVVDGTVRVHTRRPRGVRRPRTAISGTRVDVVPCYPGVDRTALDAVVAAGAAGIVLEAPGTGNTSPAMVAAVAEHVAAGVVVVTSTRVHAGDVRAVYGGGGGGVDLLAAGAELAGALRPSQARILLAVLLAGGADRATVREAFSPGLSAGSTPPTG encoded by the coding sequence GTGGACACCATCGTCGTCATCACCACCGGGGGCACCATCGCCTCCACCAGCGACGGCACCGGCGGCCAAGCGGCGTCGGCCTCCGCCGACCAGGTGCTCGGCGACCTCGCTCCCCCGCCCGGCACGACGCTGCGTGCCGTGGACCTGTTCCGGATCAACAGTGCGGCCCTCGGCCTCGCCGACCTCGACGAGGTCGCCGGCGCCGTGGCGGAGGCACTGGCCGACCCCACCACCCGGGGCGTCGTGGTGACCCACGGCACCGACACCATGGAGGAGACCGCCCTCCTGCTCGACCTCCAGCACGACGACCCCCGACCGGTCGTGCTCACCGGCGCCCAGCGCGGTCCCGAGCACCCCGACCCGGACGGTCCCGCCAACCTCGCGGCGGCGGTGGCGGCCGCCGCCAGCGAGGAGACCCGCGACCTCGGTGCCCTGGTCTGCTTCGCGGGCGAGATCCACCAGGCGGCCGGCACCCGCAAGGTGCACAACGCGGCCAGCGCGGCCTTCGCCGACCCCGACCGCGGTCCCGTCGGCACCGTGGTGGACGGCACGGTGCGGGTGCACACCCGCCGGCCCCGCGGCGTACGCCGTCCGCGCACGGCGATCTCCGGCACCCGCGTCGACGTGGTGCCCTGCTACCCCGGTGTCGACCGCACGGCACTCGACGCGGTGGTGGCCGCCGGCGCGGCCGGCATCGTCCTCGAGGCGCCCGGCACGGGCAACACCAGTCCGGCGATGGTGGCGGCCGTTGCCGAGCACGTCGCCGCCGGTGTCGTCGTGGTCACCTCGACCCGGGTCCACGCCGGGGACGTCCGCGCCGTCTACGGCGGCGGTGGCGGCGGGGTGGACCTGCTCGCCGCCGGTGCCGAGCTGGCAGGCGCACTCCGTCCGAGCCAGGCCCGCATCCTGCTCGCCGTGCTGCTGGCGGGCGGCGCGGACCGCGCCACCGTGCGGGAGGCCTTCTCCCCCGGTCTCAGTGCCGGGTCCACTCCTCCGACTGGGTGA
- a CDS encoding LLM class F420-dependent oxidoreductase encodes MDIGIHYANFTHPEWPDRLTERLVDTARAAEAGGAELFTVMDHWFQMEQLGGPDEPMLEAYTTLGHLAAVTERIRLSALVTGATYRHPGLLAKTVTTLDRLSGGRALLGIGAAWYEREHDGLGVPFPPLAERFERLEETLQICRQLWSDDDGAHRGRHFHLTETAGVPAPLARPHPPILIGGSGERKTLRLVAEYAQWCNIFGEEPDAVAHKLEVLRGHCDRAGTDYDAITKTAIRMDDPVADPDGFLRLMEEYAALGIELVTLMPPTPDPVGWTEQVCRDVLPRLQQLGPA; translated from the coding sequence ATGGACATCGGGATCCACTACGCCAACTTCACCCACCCGGAGTGGCCGGACCGGCTGACCGAGCGGCTGGTGGACACCGCGCGCGCCGCGGAGGCCGGCGGTGCCGAGCTCTTCACCGTGATGGACCACTGGTTCCAGATGGAGCAGCTCGGCGGCCCGGACGAGCCGATGCTCGAGGCCTACACCACCTTGGGGCACCTCGCCGCCGTGACCGAGCGGATCCGGCTGAGCGCGCTGGTGACCGGCGCGACGTACCGGCACCCGGGCCTGCTGGCCAAGACCGTCACCACGCTGGACCGACTCTCCGGCGGTCGGGCGCTGCTGGGCATCGGTGCTGCGTGGTACGAGCGCGAGCACGACGGCCTGGGCGTGCCCTTCCCACCGTTGGCCGAACGGTTCGAGCGACTGGAGGAGACCCTCCAGATCTGCCGGCAGCTGTGGAGCGACGACGACGGCGCCCACCGGGGCCGGCACTTCCACCTCACCGAGACCGCGGGCGTGCCCGCCCCGTTGGCGCGGCCGCACCCCCCGATCCTCATCGGCGGGTCGGGCGAGCGCAAGACGCTGCGGCTCGTGGCGGAGTACGCCCAGTGGTGCAACATCTTCGGTGAGGAGCCCGACGCCGTCGCCCACAAGCTGGAGGTGCTGCGGGGCCACTGCGACCGCGCCGGCACCGACTACGACGCGATCACCAAGACCGCCATCCGCATGGACGACCCCGTGGCCGACCCCGACGGGTTCCTCCGGCTCATGGAGGAGTACGCCGCCCTCGGGATCGAGCTGGTCACCCTGATGCCGCCCACGCCGGACCCGGTCGGTTGGACCGAGCAGGTGTGCCGGGACGTGCTGCCGCGGCTGCAGCAGTTGGGCCCGGCCTGA
- a CDS encoding sortase domain-containing protein: MTGPGRWLAAAMALPGLVLAGCTSEGRDGAPAGAAATAATSNPTGDAAGPTSPSPTSSAPATTPSATREPHPASDGRPRRAELSIPALDIADLTVVPYRGRTDDAPGTRIQDRGLAASPHGPRGGVGPGGIGNYQVTAHRLSSTQAFLDLPALRHGQRVVVRAGGTEFVYRVVETRETSFRSPASLRRQRAAVPGRPGATPTRAMITLSTCATPEDRAAGNYWSDEFGNPEHRIDKIGVLVRRRAV, encoded by the coding sequence ATGACGGGACCGGGCCGGTGGCTCGCGGCGGCGATGGCGCTGCCCGGCCTGGTGCTGGCCGGCTGCACGAGCGAGGGCCGCGACGGCGCTCCCGCAGGCGCGGCCGCCACGGCCGCGACGAGCAACCCGACCGGCGACGCGGCGGGGCCGACCAGTCCCTCGCCGACCTCGTCCGCACCGGCAACGACGCCCTCCGCGACGCGTGAGCCGCACCCGGCCAGTGACGGCCGGCCGCGCCGGGCGGAGCTGAGCATCCCGGCGCTGGACATCGCCGACCTCACCGTCGTGCCCTACCGCGGGCGCACCGACGACGCGCCGGGGACGCGCATCCAGGACCGCGGTCTGGCCGCCAGTCCCCACGGACCTCGCGGCGGCGTGGGGCCGGGCGGCATCGGCAACTACCAGGTCACGGCGCACCGACTGTCCTCGACGCAGGCCTTCCTGGACCTCCCCGCGCTGCGCCACGGGCAGCGCGTGGTTGTCCGCGCCGGCGGCACCGAGTTCGTCTACCGCGTCGTGGAGACGCGGGAGACGTCGTTCCGGTCGCCGGCCTCGCTCCGGCGCCAGCGGGCGGCCGTGCCGGGACGTCCGGGGGCCACGCCGACGCGGGCGATGATCACGCTCTCCACCTGCGCGACGCCGGAGGACCGTGCCGCGGGGAACTACTGGTCCGACGAGTTCGGCAATCCCGAGCACCGCATCGACAAGATCGGGGTGCTGGTGCGCCGGCGTGCCGTGTGA